The Thunnus thynnus chromosome 22, fThuThy2.1, whole genome shotgun sequence genome includes a window with the following:
- the LOC137174654 gene encoding E3 ubiquitin-protein ligase TRIM39-like: MISDMADTLDKYSFSCSVCLELFTDPVSTPCGHNFCKLCIEKHWDSTELCRCPLCKEIFYKRPELRINISFREVVDHFKNTNAVTVTSAEAREAKPGEVACDVCAGVKLKAMKSCLVCMASYCETHLEPHKTAAALGRHKLIEPIRNLEERICKKHEKILEQFCRKEEQFICQICAETDHSQHKVVTAESVLQQKMIQVKRRGREVELMIQDRQKRIEEINHSKKQTKENAKKEMEASDQVFTSVIESIQKTHKELLEEIEARHDAEQMRFEKLIKELRQEISELEKKNVELQQLLHIVDHITLTQAFSQAYMLPSTQNWLSIPVNEVDFLGYIRTSLINAREFINLEIRKQSATELKKVRRYAEDITIDPDTAGPWLIVSEDGKEVKQSPKKQKVQSSPARFTENPFALATKGLTTGRHYWEVGVKEKSNWVLGVASGAVKRGEQITPSPESGMWAVSHVDGGQYFVLTQNPFPLTLSPRPQRVGVFVDYEEREVSFFHVEAKTYIFTYTKCNFTDRVYPVFNPCLTTEKKEVAPLKIMTVEITK, translated from the exons ATGATTTCAGACATGGCAGACACTTTGGATAAGTACTCATTTAGTTGTTCTGTGTGTCTGGAGCTTTTCACTGACCCGGTCTCTACTccatgtggacacaacttctgcaaaCTCTGCATTGAGAAGCACTGGGACAGCACAGAACTGTGTCGCTGTCCCCTGTGCAAGGAGATATTTTACAAAAGACCCGAGCTTCGGATCAACATCTCTTTCCGAGAGGTGGTCGATCACTTTAAAAACACGAATGCAGTCACAGTAACGAGCGCTGAAGCCCGTGAGGCCAAACCTGGTGAAGTGGCTTGCGATGTCTGTGCAGGTGTGAAGCTGAAGGCCATGAAGTCCTGCCTGGTTTGTATGGCATCTTATTGTGAGACCCACCTGGAGCCTCacaagacagcagcagctctgggTAGACATAAGCTGATTGAGCCAATCAGAAACCTGGAGGAGAGAATATGTAAAAAGCATGAGAAGATCCTCGAGCAGTTCTGTAGGAAGGAGGAACAGTTCATATGTCAGATCTGTGCTGAGACTGACCACAGCCAACACAAAGTTGTAACAGCAGAGTCCGTGTTACAGcaaaaaatg ATTCAGGtcaagaggagagggagagaggtggaGCTGATGATACAGGATCGGCAAAAGAGGATTGAGGAAATCAATCACTCAAAGAAACAAACCAAG GAGAatgcaaagaaagaaatggaagCAAGTGATCAGGTCTTCACGTCTGTGATAGAGTCCATTCAGAAGACCCACAAAGAGCTTTTAGAAGAGATTGAGGCCAGACATGATGCTGAACAGATGAGATTTGAAAAGCTCATCAAAGAACTGAGGCAGGAGATTTCTGAGCTggagaagaaaaatgttgaactgcAGCAGCTCTTGCACATTGTAGACCATATCACCCTCACGCAG GCATTCAGTCAAGCCTACATGCTACCATCAACTCAGAACTGGCTCAGCATCCCTGTTAATGAAGTGGACTTTTTGGGTTATATACGCACATCTTTGATTAATGCACGAGAGTTCATCAACCTGGAAATAAGAAAGCAGTCAGCCACTG AGCTCAAGAAAGTTCGGCGATATGCAG AGGACATCACCATTGACCCCGACACTGCGGGGCCCTGGCTCATCGTCTCTGAAGACGGGAAAGAAGTCAAGCAGTCTCCAAAGAAGCAGAAAGTTCAGAGCAGCCCAGCGAGGTTCACAGAAAACCCTTTTGCTCTTGCGACAAAGGGTCTAACCACAGGCAGGCACTACTGGGAGGTTGGGGTGAAGGAGAAATCCAACTGGGTGCTGGGAGTCGCCTCTGGCGCTGtaaagagaggagagcagatCACTCCGTCCCCTGAGAGTGGAATGTGGGCTGTTAGTCACGTGGACGGAGGGCAGTATTTTGTGCTCACGCAAAATCCTTTTCCTTTGACGTTGTCTCCTCGTCCTCAGagggtgggggtgtttgtggattacGAAGAGAGAGAGGTGTCGTTCTTCCATGTAGAGGCCAAGACTTACATCTTCACCTACACAAAGTGTAACTTTACAGACAGGGTTTACCCCGTATTTAATCCATGTTTGACGACAGAAAAGAAGGAGGTGGCTCCTCTGAAAATTATGACAGTAGAgattacaaaatga
- the btr12 gene encoding bloodthirsty-related gene family, member 12, translated as MQSMSSPGGRVLSEEQFSCSICLEVFVEPVSTPCGHSFCKACLQGYWNHSKKFSCPMCKKSYPKKPEMSVNRVLAEISSQFQGLMMAGGAGGAAGAGGAGGTGTASRGSTLNLSSDSGHGGPSVLDTGEFARAGEVPCDACIGRKLKALKSCVNCPGSFCETHLRHHKKVKSLTSHRLIEPTFHLEEKICKKHERLLEVYCRTDHTCICTACAETSHKSHEIVSADHEWKKKMSNLGKKRSELKHLIKERAKKLEEIKQSIKVIKASAQKELEESWQVYAELQRLVEQSQAELVELIATRQREAERHAQELARGLENELSQLRRRSNELEAYAQTQDKVVFLQNLVTLQPPPEPTDWSAVSINTDLYLGTIRSSVSSLMDKFQEELKRLYGKELRKVQNYSSEVILDPGTAQRNLVVSDDGRQVRYEERKSSHSEGPKRFSPALFVLSREGLNSGRHYWEVDVGRKTAWTLGMTRASARRKGEIKLSPEGGYWCLWLKNGEVKALASSRVPLPLPFQPHKVGIYLDYEGGQISFYDVKARLHLYTFIDNFNESLYPIFSPCLTQDGKNSCPLIITPVKHA; from the exons ATGCAGA GCATGAGCTCTCCGGGAGGCCGGGTCCTCTCCGAGGAGCAGTTCAGCTGCTCCATCTGCCTGGAGGTGTTCGTGGAGCCTGTCTCCACCCCTTGCGGCCACAGCTTCTGCAAGGCCTGCCTGCAGGGCTACTGGAACCACAGCAAGAAGTTCTCCTGCCCCATGTGCAAGAAAAGCTACCCCAAAAAGCCAGAGATGAGCGTCAACAGGGTCCTGGCTGAAATCTCCTCCCAGTTCCAGGGGCTGATGATGGCTGGAGGAGCAGGAGGGGCCGCGGGAGCCGGGGGAGCCGGGGGAACTGGGACAGCCTCTCGAGGATCCACACTGAATCTGAGCTCAGATTCAGGCCACGGGGGCCCTTCAGTGCTTGACACCGGGGAGTTCGCCCGGGCCGGGGAGGTCCCCTGTGATGCCTGTATTGGGAGGAAGTTAAAGGCGCTCAAGTCTTGTGTAAACTGCCCTGGATCATTCTGTGAGACCCACCTCAGACATCATAAAAAG GTAAAGTCTCTGACGTCTCATCGTCTGATCGAACCCACCTTCCACCTGGAGGAGAAGATCTGTAAGAAACATGAACGTCTTCTGGAGGTCTACTGCCGCACCGACCACACCTGCATCTGCACGGCCTGCGCTGAAACGTCACACAAATCCCATGAAATCGTCTCCGCTGACCACGagtggaagaagaagatg AGTAATCTGGGAAAGAAGAGGTCAGAGCTGAAACATTTGATCAAGGAAAGAGCCAAGAAACTGGAGGAAATCAAACAATCCATCAAGGTCATCAAG GCCAGTGCTCAGAAGGAGTTGGAGGAGAGCTGGCAGGTTTACGCCGAGCTGCAGCGCCTGGTGGAGCAGAGTCAGGCAGAGCTGGTGGAGCTGATCGCCACACGCCAACGTGAGGCTGAGCGTCACGCTCAGGAGCTGGCCCGAGGTTTGGAGAACGAACTGAGccagctgaggaggaggagcaatGAGCTGGAGGCCTATGCACAGACCCAGGACAAAGTGGTCTTCCTGCAG AACCTGGTGACGCTGCAGCCCCCTCCTGAGCCCACTGATTGGTCGGCGGTGAGCATCAACACTGACCTTTATCTGGGAACCATCCGCTCCTCCGTCAGCAGCCTCATGGACAAGTTCCAAGAGGAGCTTAAAAGATTGTATGGGAAAG aaCTGCGGAAGGTGCAGAACTACTCAA GTGAGGTGATTTTAGACCCTGGTACTGCCCAAAGGAACCTGGTTGTGTCCGACGACGGTCGCCAGGTGAGGTATGAAGAACGCAAATCCTCTCACTCCGAAGGCCCGAAACGCTTCAGCCCAGCCCTCTTTGTCCTGAGCAGAGAGGGTCTCAACTCTGGACGCCACTACTGGGAGGTGGATGTGGGGCGTAAGACAGCCTGGACGCTCGGCATGACCCGTGCCTCGGCCCGCCGCAAAGGTGAGATCAAGCTGAGTCCAGAGGGAGGATACTGGTGCCTGTGGCTGAAGAACGGGGAGGTGAAGGCTCTGGCATCGTCCCGTGTGCCTCTACCGCTGCCTTTCCAACCCCACAAAGTGGGAATCTACTTGGATTATGAAGGAGGCCAGATCTCCTTCTATGACGTGAAGGCACGCCTGCATCTCTACACCTTCATAGACAACTTTAATGAGAGTCTGTACCCTATCTTCAGTCCTTGCCTCACCCAGGATGGGAAGAACTCCTGTCCTCTCATTATAACCCCTGTTAAACACGCCTGA